From the Salinimicrobium tongyeongense genome, one window contains:
- a CDS encoding TraG family conjugative transposon ATPase, translating to MSKINLSEFTSIINIQDNIIFANNGNVVLCYEGMLPEIYSLSEKDLEDIHGVWFQALKSLPTGSVVHKQDIYLKKSYAADQLPNTTFLEKATHEHFKGREYMEHRCYLFFILTKNKALNNRKYVNPFRKVSKGTWQELDDNLNSFISSVSDSVSFINNSRKMSFVPLGEVEIQALTNSFFNGFQEGFDTDILLNKSNIQVGDNFFDALAINSERCFGETVQSSKVNERFTSDDFVFHQGFIDGLGLTLNENHMVNQILYLDDKQKWRKLLENKIEELNKSSNFGSQNKVVLGKIQHILDQINADDTSRIIRGHLNVIYWAKETGELAQIASKVKTEFKELDITPYYPRGEERKNYVLNSYCCFSSNFSNADLYVTDLKHALCLLINNTNYKSDPTGIIFNDREHNIPVLKDVWDEIKKRIKARNFAIFAPTGEGKSFLANNILRQYFESGVRLVIIDLGGSYTKFAKLYPEKYIVLRYESGKNLGINPFYISNPKDITPERLEDLSMFLFELFGSDLKVTKAQSVSIKKILRYYYSNVPEKHSLDSFYRFIETNQKDLLPKLKIHPDYFNIVNFLHVMSEYVRDGLYSFLFEISEDQTYKIEDKRLIVFELDEVKDNKEVLSVMLKLIKSAIQRTIWKNPAEKGIILFDEFAKQLKFENVLESVEFYYQAIRKQNGAIGIILQSINQLPNNSTSASILENTQVIYSLHNEKGYKELATRLNLSSHDLNQLKSIRNNLSGERKYTEMFIKIGKESNVFRLEVPREVYAAYLTDGFENEEIMRLYREHHDMEKAIRLYTTENRLTIKI from the coding sequence ATGAGCAAGATTAATCTTTCGGAATTTACGTCCATAATCAATATTCAGGACAATATCATTTTTGCCAATAATGGTAACGTGGTTCTTTGTTATGAGGGGATGTTACCTGAAATCTACTCTTTATCTGAAAAGGATTTAGAAGACATCCATGGAGTATGGTTTCAGGCTCTAAAATCCCTGCCCACAGGTAGTGTTGTACACAAACAGGATATTTACTTAAAAAAATCATATGCTGCCGATCAGTTGCCGAATACTACTTTTTTAGAAAAGGCAACACACGAACATTTCAAAGGCAGGGAATATATGGAACATCGCTGCTATCTGTTTTTCATTCTCACCAAAAACAAAGCATTAAATAACCGGAAGTATGTCAATCCATTTCGAAAGGTCTCTAAAGGGACGTGGCAGGAATTGGATGATAATCTCAATAGTTTTATCAGCTCTGTCAGCGATTCCGTTTCCTTTATCAATAATAGCCGAAAAATGTCTTTTGTTCCCCTTGGTGAAGTGGAAATTCAGGCTTTGACCAATAGCTTCTTTAATGGCTTTCAGGAAGGTTTTGATACAGATATACTACTGAATAAATCCAATATTCAGGTTGGTGATAATTTTTTTGATGCCCTTGCTATCAACAGCGAACGCTGTTTTGGCGAAACTGTTCAGAGCAGTAAGGTCAACGAAAGGTTTACTTCGGATGATTTTGTATTCCACCAGGGTTTTATTGACGGCCTCGGCTTGACCCTTAATGAAAATCATATGGTGAACCAGATTCTCTACCTCGATGACAAACAAAAATGGCGGAAGCTTCTTGAGAACAAAATTGAAGAACTCAATAAGAGTTCAAATTTCGGATCTCAGAACAAGGTGGTGCTGGGTAAAATTCAGCATATCCTTGATCAAATTAATGCGGATGATACCTCCAGGATTATCCGTGGTCATCTCAATGTCATCTATTGGGCTAAGGAAACCGGAGAGCTGGCCCAGATAGCTTCGAAGGTAAAGACTGAATTTAAGGAGCTGGATATTACGCCGTACTACCCGAGGGGAGAGGAACGAAAAAACTATGTCCTAAATAGCTACTGTTGTTTTTCTTCCAATTTTTCCAATGCAGATTTATATGTGACCGATTTAAAACATGCGCTTTGCCTGCTGATCAATAACACAAATTACAAATCTGATCCCACAGGAATCATCTTCAATGATCGTGAACACAACATCCCAGTGCTAAAGGATGTATGGGACGAAATAAAGAAGCGGATTAAAGCACGAAACTTTGCCATTTTTGCCCCTACAGGGGAAGGAAAATCTTTTCTGGCCAATAATATTCTGCGGCAGTACTTTGAGAGCGGAGTTCGCCTTGTAATTATTGATCTTGGTGGATCTTATACAAAGTTCGCAAAGTTATATCCGGAGAAATATATAGTGTTGAGATATGAGAGTGGAAAAAATCTAGGCATCAATCCGTTCTATATCAGTAATCCAAAGGATATCACGCCTGAACGTCTGGAAGATTTGTCAATGTTCCTGTTTGAACTGTTTGGTTCCGATTTGAAAGTAACCAAGGCCCAGTCTGTTTCAATCAAAAAAATATTGCGCTATTACTACTCCAACGTTCCCGAAAAACATTCCCTGGATAGTTTTTATAGGTTCATAGAAACCAATCAAAAAGATCTACTTCCAAAACTCAAGATCCATCCTGATTATTTCAACATAGTCAACTTTCTACACGTGATGTCCGAATATGTCAGGGACGGCCTGTACAGCTTTCTTTTTGAAATTAGCGAGGATCAGACCTATAAAATTGAAGACAAACGATTGATTGTATTTGAGCTTGATGAAGTAAAGGACAATAAGGAAGTTCTTTCGGTAATGCTTAAGCTTATCAAATCTGCTATCCAGCGGACCATTTGGAAAAACCCTGCGGAGAAAGGAATTATTCTATTTGATGAATTTGCCAAGCAATTAAAATTTGAAAACGTACTGGAGAGTGTAGAGTTCTACTATCAAGCAATTCGGAAACAGAACGGGGCAATCGGTATCATTTTACAATCTATTAACCAGTTGCCAAACAATTCCACCTCGGCAAGCATTCTGGAGAACACCCAGGTTATTTACAGCCTGCACAATGAAAAGGGATATAAGGAGCTGGCCACGCGGTTAAACCTTTCCAGTCATGACCTTAACCAGTTAAAATCTATCAGGAACAATCTTTCCGGAGAGCGCAAGTACACCGAAATGTTTATCAAGATTGGAAAGGAAAGCAATGTTTTTCGTCTGGAAGTGCCAAGGGAGGTATATGCAGCTTATTTAACTGATGGATTTGAAAATGAAGAAATAATGAGGCTCTACCGGGAACATCATGATATGGAAAAGGCCATTAGGCTATATACGACAGAAAATCGGCTAACTATAAAAATTTAA
- a CDS encoding ATPase produces the protein MDNPSKIMEGGIEYSLGKFDGKSVLYDFPKILIYLNAKGKLLFGENFKIYKEDRDILLKLCSYFIKDKVNCDKFEIDIKKGLLLSGPVGCGKTSLMKLLRHLVPLRRPYEMIPSRNVTFSFNHLGYKTIEDYGNTKFYCFDDLGVEPPGRFYGKDCNVMGEILLSRHELFLQTKQKIKTHATTNLNAEELEDRYGNRVRSRMRELFNLIAFDENAGDKRK, from the coding sequence ATGGACAACCCCTCTAAAATTATGGAAGGCGGCATAGAGTATTCGCTTGGCAAGTTTGATGGAAAATCGGTGCTTTACGATTTTCCTAAAATCCTGATTTACCTAAATGCGAAAGGAAAGCTACTGTTTGGCGAGAATTTCAAAATCTACAAGGAAGACAGGGATATTTTGCTAAAGCTGTGCTCGTACTTTATCAAGGATAAAGTGAACTGCGATAAATTTGAAATCGATATCAAGAAAGGTCTTTTATTGTCTGGTCCAGTAGGATGTGGAAAAACCAGCTTAATGAAACTACTTCGCCACCTGGTTCCTCTGCGACGGCCATACGAAATGATTCCAAGCCGTAATGTAACTTTTAGTTTCAACCATCTTGGGTACAAGACGATTGAAGATTACGGAAATACAAAATTCTACTGTTTTGATGATTTAGGGGTGGAACCTCCCGGAAGGTTCTACGGAAAAGATTGTAATGTAATGGGGGAAATTCTTTTATCGCGCCATGAACTTTTTCTACAAACAAAGCAGAAAATTAAAACCCATGCTACGACCAATCTGAACGCTGAAGAGCTGGAGGATCGTTACGGAAACCGCGTTCGCAGTCGAATGCGCGAGTTATTCAATCTTATAGCTTTTGATGAAAATGCAGGGGATAAAAGAAAATAA
- a CDS encoding N-acetylmuramoyl-L-alanine amidase family protein has translation MRLKNVIFLVLLLKMCVIFGQEKEHQKRIIVDVGHGGKDPGAIGINGIQEKDVVLAIGKEMIRLNKSIFGDEYDIYLTRYNDNFFTLSERINLAKSLRGDIFISLHCNSFYRDSRGIEIFTFNSEIKKADYNTRTSIALGDEIIRESTLNINIANRGMKLAKFQVLREMIRFCPAILIEVGFLNNPVEAVHFSRSSGITAIALAILSGLSNHSKSE, from the coding sequence ATGAGGCTGAAAAACGTCATTTTTCTGGTTTTGCTCCTGAAAATGTGTGTCATTTTTGGGCAGGAAAAAGAACATCAAAAAAGAATTATTGTCGATGTTGGCCATGGAGGAAAAGATCCTGGTGCCATCGGAATAAATGGAATCCAGGAAAAAGATGTTGTCCTGGCCATAGGAAAAGAAATGATCAGGCTCAATAAATCAATATTTGGAGATGAGTATGATATTTATCTTACAAGATATAATGATAATTTTTTCACCCTTTCCGAAAGAATTAACTTAGCAAAATCATTAAGGGGAGATATATTTATTTCCTTGCATTGCAATTCATTCTATAGGGATTCCAGGGGAATTGAAATTTTTACATTTAATTCTGAAATCAAAAAAGCTGACTATAACACCAGAACTTCAATCGCTCTTGGGGATGAAATTATAAGAGAGTCTACTCTTAATATAAACATTGCAAACAGAGGTATGAAGTTGGCCAAGTTTCAGGTTCTCAGGGAAATGATTAGGTTTTGTCCGGCTATTCTAATTGAAGTGGGTTTTCTAAATAATCCGGTTGAGGCAGTGCATTTTTCGAGATCATCAGGTATTACAGCAATAGCATTGGCTATTTTATCAGGATTAAGTAATCATTCAAAATCGGAATAA